A genomic segment from Pleurodeles waltl isolate 20211129_DDA chromosome 9, aPleWal1.hap1.20221129, whole genome shotgun sequence encodes:
- the CHST14 gene encoding carbohydrate sulfotransferase 14, with protein sequence MFPRPLLQVDKGMNMMSKNGGPLGAQRAVLHHRSRARGTMLLPSMLMFAVIVASSGLLLMIEKGILTEMSPPSPRGDLAWRASPRVMRHVMNDGDEDHQILQDIRNRTTQTICGKKSMPHNIWELSISQRRTVLKHILVNDKYQFLYCYVPKIACSNWKKVLKVLDGALENVNINVKMDHKSDLVFLADMKAKEIRYRLKHYFKFMFVREPMERLLSAYRNKFGEIKEYQMRYGTEIVKRYRENPGQSRGDDVTFSEFLWYLLDEDVEKMNEHWMPMYNLCQPCAVQYDFIGSYERLNDDANYILEKVKAPPFIKFPERQAWYKPVTKETLYYFLCNTRKGLVKELLPKYILDFTLFAYSLPNVTAEFCRQ encoded by the coding sequence ATGTTTCCACGCCCTCTGTTGCAGGTGGACAAAGGCATGAACATGATGAGTAAGAATGGTGGGCCTTTGGGTGCGCAAAGGGCTGTGCTGCACCACCGCTCACGTGCCCGTGGGACCATGTTGCTCCCATCCATGCTAATGTTTGCTGTAATTGTGGCCTCCAGTGGGTTGCTTCTTATGATTGAAAAAGGCATTTTAACTGAGATGAGCCCACCATCTCCCCGAGGGGACCTGGCGTGGAGAGCAAGCCCAAGAGTGATGAGGCATGTGATGAATGATGGTGATGAGGACCATCAAATTTTACAGGATATTCGGAACAGGACCACTCAGACTATTTGTGGGAAAAAGAGCATGCCCCACAACATCTGGGAGCTGTCAATAAGCCAGAGGAGAACGGTTCTTAAACACATACTAGTGAATGACAAGTACCAATTCTTATATTGCTATGTTCCCAAAATAGCATGCTCCAATTGGAAAAAAGTACTGAAGGTTCTGGATGGGGCACTGGAAAATGTGAACATAAATGTAAAGATGGATCATAAGAGCGACCTGGTGTTCCTAGCAGACATGAAGGCCAAGGAGATACGCTATCGGCTAAAGCATTACTTCAAGTTCATGTTTGTCCGGGAGCCGATGGAGAGACTATTGTCAGCCTACAGGAACAAATTTGGAGAGATTAAGGAATACCAGATGAGGTACGGGACTGAAATAGTGAAAAGGTACAGAGAGAACCCTGGACAGTCCAGGGGCGATGACGTCACTTTCTCTGAATTTTTGTGGTATTTGCTAGATGAGGACGTTGAGAAGATGAATGAACACTGGATGCCAATGTACAATCTCTGCCAGCCATGTGCAGTACAGTATGACTTCATTGGATCCTATGAAAGGTTGAACGATGATGCCAATTACATACTTGAAAAAGTGAAGGCACCCCCTTTTATAAAATTCCCCGAAAGACAAGCATGGTACAAGCCTGTTACTAAAGAAACACTGTATTACTTCCTGTGCAATACCCGGAAGGGTCTTGTGAAAGAACTTTTACCAAAATACATTCTAGATTTCACATTGTTTGCCTATTCACTTCCAAATGTTACTGCTGAATTTTGCAGGCAGTAG